A window from Hemicordylus capensis ecotype Gifberg chromosome 2, rHemCap1.1.pri, whole genome shotgun sequence encodes these proteins:
- the LOC128342132 gene encoding THAP domain-containing protein 1-like, translating to MVKSCCAIKCSNKYVRGSNISFHRFPLRNKQLLKKWVVNIRRQNFHPTHSQVICSEHFTEEDFKIKVVASGKRRKLKPKAVPTIFSFPERLQKRVKPRRPLIRHVPPDSKPPGSAEAKASALEETSSGNYVIDLEHSYSLPRSPKEVATKLNSIIERQNNYIKLLKTKLYNANRRNARHSAHHWCDDILDIASVSEF from the exons ATGGTGAAATCTTGCTGTGCAATAAAATGCTCCAACAAATACGTACGTGGAAGCAACATCTCATTCCATAG GTTTCCTCTCCGCAACAAACAGCTGTTGAAGAAATGGGTGGTGAACATTCGGCGGCAGAACTTTCATCCGACACACTCCCAGGTGATCTGCTCGGAGCACTTTACTGAGGAGGATTTCAAGATCAAAGTGGTGGCTTCTGGGAAGCGGCGGAAGCTAAAGCCCAAAGCGGTTCCAACTATATTCAGCTTCCCAGAGAGATTACAGAAG CGCGTTAAACCAAGAAGACCTCTTATCCGTCATGTGCCACCAGATTCTAAACCACCTGGGTCAGCAGAGGCCAAAGCCAGCGCCCTTGAAGAGACATCCTCCGGGAACTATGTGATTGATCTTGAACATTCCTACAGTCTTCCCAGAAGCCCCAAAGAGGTTGCAACAAAGCTCAACAGCATCATTGAGAGACAGAACAACTACATCAAGTTACTGAAAACCAAGTTGTACAATGCGAACCGAAGGAATGCCAGGCACAGTGCCCATCATTGGTGCGATGACATTTTGGACATCGCTTCGGTGTCCGAATTCTGA